The Penicillium digitatum chromosome 6, complete sequence genome has a window encoding:
- a CDS encoding Class V chitinase, putative, with amino-acid sequence MLKRLALGLLAVQSVAATRFAMYIDEYHLTDLPGQDKTEGIDYAIMAFAASKLFNSDSPAAYKPFEDPETMRKRFSPDTKLMVAIGGWGDTAGFSEGAKDEASRTRYAQNVAAMLDANGFDGVDIDWEYPGGNGQDYKDVPNSKKVDEIETYPLFLEALREAIGDKVLSIAVPGRKQDFLAFTKEQGPKIFKSVDMINVMSYDLTNRRDNVTDHASGVQNSLETINDYLAIGADPEKLNLGFAFYAKWFTTDPNSDCDENPLGCHLAKLENDDGTDNGKSGALTFEASNAAAAPQNLRYSTDGTCGFGANAKCPSGQCCSASGYCGTTDEYCQAGCLSDYGTCKGISITDSWRKAQKYGKTDEEGGGQYYFDSQNNIFWTWDTPELIARKFEEIVEAKKLGGVMAWSLGEDTYNFEHLEAIQKGLESQASNAV; translated from the exons ATGCTCAAACGTCTTGCACTTGGCCTGCTGGCCGTTCAGTCCGTGGCTGCCACACGCTTTGCCATGTACATTGACGA ATACCATCTGACCGATCTCCCGGGTCAGGACAAGACCGAGGGCATTGACTATGCGATCATGGCTTTCGCTGCCTCCAAGCTATTCAACTCGGATTCCCCGGCAGCTTACAAGCCATTCGAGGACCCCGAGACTATGCGCAAGCGATTCAGTCCCGACACCAAACTTATGGTCGCTATCGGTGGCTGGGGTGATACTGCTGGCTTCTCCGAGGGCGCAAAGGACGAGGCTTCGCGCACGCGATATGCCCAGAATGTTGCTGCGATGCTCGACGCAAATGGATTCGACGGCGTCG ATATTGACTGGGAGTATCCCGGCGGTAACGGCCAAGACTACAAAGACGTACCTAACTCGAAGAAAGTGGACGAGATCGAAACCTACCCTCTCTTTCTCGAAGCTCTCCGCGAAGCAATCGGCGACAAGGTCCTCTCTATCGCAGTACCAGGTCGCAAGCAGGACTTTCTTGCCTTTACTAAGGAGCAAGGTCCTAAGATCTTCAAGTCGGTCGATATGATCAATGTCATGAGCTACGATTTGACTAACCGCCGTGATAACGTTACCGACCATGCGAGCGGCGTTCAAAACTCTTTGGAAACTATCAACGATTATCTCGCCATTGGAGCTGATCCCGAAAAGCTCAACCTTGGCTTTGCGTTCTACGCTAAATGGTTCACCACCGATCCTAACTCTGATTGCGATGAGAATCCCCTCGGCTGCCATCTTGCTAAGCTCGAGAACGACGATGGAACCGATAATGGCAAGTCTGGTGCCTTGACTTTCGAGGCTAGCAACGCTGCTGCTGCGCCTCAGAATCTGAGGTATAGCACAGATGGAACGTGTGGATTTGGAGCGAATGCCAAGTGCCCTTCAGGACAGTGTTGCAGTGCTTCCGGCTACTG CGGTACTACCGATGAGTATTGCCAGGCTGGATGTCTTTCGGACTATGGTACCTGCAAAGGTATCTCCATCACCGACTCATGGCGGAAAGCCCAAAAGTACGGCAAGACCGACGAGGAGGGCGGTGGCCAGTACTACTTTGACAGCCAAAACAACATTTTCTGGACATGGGACACCCCCGAGTTAATTGCTCGCAAGTTCGAGGAAATTGTCGAGGCGAAGAAGCTTGGTGGTGTCATGGCTTGGAGCTTGGGAGAGGATACCTATAACTTTGAGCACCTGGAGGCTATCCAGAAGGGTCTTGAGTCTCAGGCCTCCAACGCTGTGTAG
- a CDS encoding Phosphatidylinositol:UDP-GlcNAc transferase PIG-C translates to MTSPPSLDPFSPPIPVSTHPNRASGSKSPELERSLPDPNRLAPEDAYFAPSLLRARLAPRNYEENLRSLNGESSAHIGSAAALRKKLGGAGRRRKRKGAWKKLLWVKQSYPDNYTDTETFLDHLQRNPRVRPYDFWPLVADSTVIVQHVCSVVIFICCFVGIVQDRVSPVLIVCWGSVGTAVGWILWDSWVWKEHEESVQSTDGITGGDDVSSSTSFASAANTPTDDTHCNDAQTNAIHGLGLSMSGNESKEQFAYRTADFSESLDTVDQFTAQSGVPPAPGSSIIGGIADPFISKDTHRISMLSPRNRQRLATVKSAFLIYSCLLGLSPILKSLTKSTASDSIWAMSCWLLIMNIFSFDYGSGEGAGATTIFPASLSTNAAVMASTVLASRLPSTTHVFSLMLFSMEVFGLFPIFRRQLRQKSWTGHVLLTLTLVAVAGGAVGVTLSGGWAATIIGSVLGSIITAFAMGGCSWWLISLQKYKNVVIGPWDPARPIIRRHWN, encoded by the exons ATGACATCCCCTCCATCGCTAGACCCATTCTCTCCCCCGATCCCCGTCAGCACCCATCCCAACCGCGCCTCAGGGTCCAAGTCTCCTGAGCTCGAACGGTCCCTTCCCGACCCCAATCGCTTAGCGCCCGAGGATGCGTACTTCGCACCCTCGCTCTTGCGCGCCCGGTTGGCGCCCAGGAACTACGAGGAAAATCTGCGATCATTGAATGGCGAAAGCAGTGCCCATATTGGGTCTGCTGCAGCGTTGCGGAAGAAGTTGGGCGGTGCTGGACGGCGTCGCAAGCGGAAAGGTGCTTGGAAGAAGTTGCTTTGGGTTAAGCAGTCGT ATCCGGATAACTATACCGACACGGAAACGTTTCTCGATCACCTTCAGCGTAATCCTCGGGTGCGACCGTACGATTTTTGGCCTCTGGTGGCTGACTCGACTGTGATCGTCCAGCATGTGTGCTCGGTGGTTATCTTCATTTGCTGTTTCGTTGGCATTGTCCAAGACCGGGTGAGCCCTGTTTTAATTGTCTGCTGGGGAAGCGTCGGGACGGCTGTGGGCTGGATTCTGTGGGATAGTTGGGTCTGGAAGGAGCATGAGGAATCGGTTCAAAGTACAGATGGAATCACTGGAGGTGATGATGTGTCTAGTTCGACTTCGTTTGCTAGCGCTGCCAATACCCCCACCGATGACACACACTGCAACGACGCACAGACGAATGCTATTCATGGCCTTGGGCTGTCCATGTCTGGAAATGAGTCAAAAGAACAATTCGCTTACCGCACTGCGGATTTCAGCGAAAGTCTCGACACAGTCGATCAGTTCACAGCGCAAAGTGGTGTACCGCCCGCTCCAGGCAGCTCCATAATAGGTGGCATTGCGGATCCGTTCATATCGAAAGATACCCACCGCATTTCCATGCTATCACCGCGCAACCGTCAGCGCTTGGCTACTGTCAAGTCAGCCTTCCTTATTTACTCCTGCCTCCTAGGCCTCAGCCCTATCTTGAAATCTCTAACCAAATCCACCGCCAGTGACTCTATCTGGGCGATGAGCTGCTGGCTTTTAATCATGAATATATTCTCTTTCGACTATGGGAGTGGGGAAGGCGCAGGCGCTACCACAATATTCCCTGCTTCTTTGTCCACGAACGCAGCTGTGATGGCCTCAACCGTGCTTGCGTCCCGGCTGCCTTCTACAACCCACGTGTTCAGTCTGATGCTCTTCTCGATGGAAGTATTTGGGTTGTTTCCCATCTTCCGGCGTCAACTGCGACAGAAGTCCTGGACTGGTCATGTGCTTCTGACACTGACCCTTGTGGCCGTTGCTGGTGGCGCTGTTGGTGTCACGCTGAGCGGCGGATGGGCAGCAACCATCATTGGATCTGTCCTAGGAAGCATTATAACCGCGTTTGCGATGGGCGGATGCAGCTGGTGGCTTATCAGCTTGCAAAAGTACAAAAACGTTGTGATCGGCCCCTGGGACCCTGCCCGGCCGATCATCCGGCGCCACTGGAACTAA